A window of Cohnella herbarum contains these coding sequences:
- the flhA gene encoding flagellar biosynthesis protein FlhA: protein MKIRDLSILIGVIGIVLMMVVPIPKGLLDVLLIINISIAIMILLIAMNTRDALHFSIFPTLLLITTIFRLALNISTTRLILSEADAGHVVETFGRFVAGGEMAVGFVVFLILVVVQFIVITKGSERVAEVGARFTLDAMPGKQMSIDADLNAGLINEQQARERREKIEKEADFYGAMDGASKFVKGDAIASIIIVLINLIAGFVIGMAIHGMDVMTSLETYAILSIGDGLVSQIPALLISTAAGIIVTRAASEGNMADDLSKQLLRYPKLLYIVAGTVALLGLATPIPLLSTMPYAAILAIAGYRLQKNLNRKQQEEELLVEEKQIEEVRSPESVISLLQVDPIEFEFGYGLIPLADTQQGGDLLDRIIMIRRQCALEMGLIVPVIRIRDNIQLKPNEYVIKMKGNTVARGELLIHHYLAMSPGFDDDSVTGIETQEPAFGLPALWIDEATKERAEMAGYTVVDPPSVVATHLTEVIKKYAHELIGRQETKALVESVKETYPALVDELIPSILSVGDVQKVLSKLLKEKISIRDLVTIFETLADYGKFTKDPEVLTEYVRQSLSRQITQQYATASEPLKVITVSPAVEKKIADAVQQSDQGSYLAMDPASSQAIYQRLTEQVNRLVQSGQQPIILTSPTIRMYLRQLLERSLQDIPVISYSELEPSIEVQSVGVVSA from the coding sequence ATGAAAATCCGGGACTTAAGCATACTCATAGGCGTCATCGGCATTGTCCTGATGATGGTCGTTCCAATTCCCAAAGGGCTTTTGGATGTTTTGCTCATTATCAATATTTCCATAGCCATTATGATTTTGCTTATCGCTATGAACACTCGAGATGCGTTGCACTTTTCGATTTTTCCGACTTTGTTGTTGATCACAACGATCTTTCGATTGGCCCTCAACATATCCACGACTAGGCTCATTTTGTCCGAGGCCGATGCCGGTCACGTCGTAGAGACGTTCGGACGGTTCGTTGCCGGCGGTGAAATGGCGGTCGGCTTCGTCGTCTTCCTCATCCTCGTCGTCGTGCAGTTTATCGTTATCACGAAAGGTTCCGAGCGTGTCGCGGAGGTTGGTGCCCGGTTTACGCTCGACGCAATGCCCGGTAAACAAATGAGTATCGACGCCGATTTGAATGCCGGATTGATTAACGAGCAACAAGCGAGAGAACGCCGCGAAAAGATCGAAAAAGAAGCGGATTTTTATGGGGCGATGGACGGAGCGAGTAAATTCGTCAAAGGGGATGCCATTGCTTCCATTATTATCGTTCTAATAAACTTGATCGCCGGATTTGTTATCGGAATGGCCATCCACGGAATGGATGTCATGACATCGCTCGAAACGTATGCCATTCTATCGATCGGTGACGGTCTCGTCAGCCAAATTCCGGCTCTTCTCATCAGTACTGCGGCGGGTATCATCGTCACGAGGGCAGCTTCCGAAGGAAATATGGCAGATGATTTAAGCAAGCAACTGCTTCGTTATCCTAAATTGTTGTACATCGTTGCGGGTACGGTTGCGCTGCTTGGATTGGCGACGCCGATTCCTCTTCTTAGCACGATGCCTTATGCAGCGATTTTGGCTATCGCCGGCTATAGATTGCAAAAAAACCTGAATCGGAAACAGCAAGAAGAAGAGTTGCTCGTCGAAGAAAAACAAATCGAGGAAGTTCGAAGCCCGGAAAGCGTCATCAGCTTGCTTCAAGTTGATCCGATCGAATTCGAGTTCGGGTACGGACTCATTCCGCTCGCGGATACCCAACAAGGCGGAGATTTACTCGACAGAATTATCATGATTCGACGGCAATGCGCGCTTGAAATGGGATTAATCGTCCCCGTTATCCGAATTCGCGACAATATTCAACTAAAACCGAACGAATATGTCATAAAAATGAAAGGAAATACGGTCGCTCGTGGCGAATTATTGATTCATCACTACTTAGCCATGAGTCCGGGGTTCGACGACGATTCCGTCACGGGAATCGAGACCCAGGAACCCGCATTCGGTTTACCTGCATTATGGATCGATGAAGCTACCAAAGAGCGTGCCGAGATGGCCGGTTATACCGTCGTCGATCCTCCATCGGTCGTCGCGACCCATCTCACGGAAGTGATTAAGAAGTACGCGCATGAACTGATCGGCCGACAAGAAACGAAAGCGTTGGTCGAAAGCGTCAAGGAAACGTATCCTGCCCTTGTCGACGAGCTGATTCCTTCGATACTGAGCGTCGGCGATGTACAAAAAGTGTTGTCCAAGCTGCTTAAAGAGAAGATTTCGATCCGGGACTTGGTCACGATTTTCGAAACATTGGCGGATTACGGCAAGTTTACGAAAGATCCCGAAGTATTGACCGAATACGTTCGTCAAAGCTTGTCGAGGCAAATTACGCAGCAATACGCTACGGCATCCGAGCCTCTTAAGGTCATTACCGTGAGTCCGGCAGTGGAGAAGAAGATCGCGGATGCGGTCCAACAATCCGATCAAGGCAGTTACTTGGCAATGGATCCCGCTTCTTCTCAAGCGATCTACCAACGTTTGACGGAACAAGTCAATCGATTGGTGCAATCGGGGCAACAGCCGATCATTCTAACATCTCCGACGATTCGCATGTATTTACGCCAGTTGCTCGAACGCAGCTTACAAGATATTCCGGTTATTTCCTACAGTGAGTTGGAGCCAAGCATTGAAGTGCAGAGCGTTGGGGTGGTGAGTGCATGA
- the flhB gene encoding flagellar biosynthesis protein FlhB yields the protein MPHNRLRMDLQLFSGEKTEKATPKKRSESRNKGQVAKSPEIPSSLILLACIFCLIMLGPFLQRQLLAMFGDAFMHRLNMEVTDQNVLSLFGNYAIQILILLAPIFIVVLVVAFASYYVQIGWLFTFEPLKPKLEKLNPIEGAKNLFGVRSLVEFLKSSLKLITVGLIVYLVLWSKKDRMLELAHLPIQDIFSFVGSLTIQLGIYVAALLFILAIGDFFYQRYEFEKNQRMSKQDIKDEYKNIEGDPLIKAKIKERQRRMALMRMMQEVPKADVVITNPTHFAVALKYDSEKMDAPTVIAKGQDYLALRIREIAKQNEVITMENKPLARALFERTEVGQSVPGDLFQAVAEVLAYVYRLKGRR from the coding sequence ATGCCCCATAATCGTCTAAGGATGGACTTGCAGTTGTTTTCAGGCGAAAAAACGGAAAAGGCGACGCCTAAGAAACGCAGCGAGAGTCGAAATAAAGGACAAGTTGCGAAAAGTCCCGAGATTCCTAGCTCGTTGATCCTTCTCGCATGTATCTTTTGTTTGATCATGCTTGGTCCCTTTTTGCAAAGGCAGTTGTTGGCCATGTTCGGCGACGCTTTTATGCACCGCTTAAACATGGAAGTAACGGATCAAAACGTTCTTAGTTTGTTTGGGAATTACGCGATTCAAATCTTAATTTTGTTAGCGCCGATTTTCATCGTCGTTCTGGTTGTCGCATTCGCGAGTTACTACGTTCAGATCGGCTGGTTGTTCACGTTCGAGCCTTTGAAGCCGAAGCTCGAGAAATTAAATCCGATTGAGGGCGCCAAAAACCTTTTCGGAGTACGATCTCTCGTTGAATTTCTCAAAAGCTCGTTAAAGCTTATAACCGTCGGATTAATCGTGTATTTGGTGTTATGGTCGAAAAAAGATCGGATGCTGGAGTTAGCTCACCTGCCTATACAAGACATATTTTCGTTTGTCGGCAGTCTAACGATACAGCTTGGGATCTACGTAGCCGCCTTGTTATTCATTCTGGCGATCGGAGATTTTTTCTACCAACGTTACGAATTCGAGAAAAACCAGAGAATGAGCAAGCAAGACATCAAAGACGAGTACAAGAACATAGAAGGCGATCCGCTGATCAAGGCAAAAATTAAGGAACGCCAGCGAAGAATGGCGCTCATGCGGATGATGCAAGAAGTACCGAAAGCGGACGTCGTTATTACGAACCCGACTCACTTTGCCGTTGCGTTGAAATACGATTCCGAGAAAATGGATGCGCCGACGGTCATCGCGAAAGGCCAAGATTACTTGGCTCTGAGAATAAGGGAAATCGCTAAGCAGAACGAAGTCATAACTATGGAAAATAAGCCACTCGCCCGCGCGTTGTTCGAGAGGACGGAAGTAGGACAAAGCGTTCCAGGCGATCTCTTCCAAGCGGTAGCGGAAGTTCTGGCATACGTATATCGGCTCAAAGGCCGGAGGTAA
- the fliR gene encoding flagellar biosynthetic protein FliR, with product MELIMQVFPAFLLVFCRITSFFVVAPVFSSRTFPATIKIGLAFFVSLIVFLTVGFDSKIATDATFILAIIREVFAGLIIGYVSYLFFAIVQTSGAFMDMQMGFGIANIVDPITGVSAPMMGNLKFMLMTLVFLSVNGHHYLLAAIMDSYKWLPLDNQLFQIYYSGNITEFLTRTFADTFLLALQISAPIVVAMFLTDFGLALLARTAPQYNVFVIGIPVKIIVGLALLVLLLPGFGILFQMIFDHMFQALEKLFTIIKTSS from the coding sequence ATGGAACTAATCATGCAGGTTTTTCCTGCCTTTCTGCTTGTTTTTTGTCGAATTACATCGTTTTTTGTAGTCGCACCCGTTTTCTCATCGCGAACGTTTCCGGCCACGATTAAGATCGGTCTCGCTTTCTTTGTATCGTTGATCGTTTTCCTAACCGTTGGTTTCGATTCTAAGATCGCGACGGACGCGACTTTTATCCTTGCGATTATTCGCGAAGTCTTTGCAGGACTTATTATTGGTTACGTTTCTTATCTGTTTTTCGCGATCGTTCAAACTTCCGGTGCTTTTATGGATATGCAGATGGGATTCGGAATCGCGAATATCGTCGATCCGATAACCGGAGTCTCGGCACCCATGATGGGCAACTTGAAGTTTATGCTGATGACGCTCGTGTTTCTATCCGTAAACGGCCATCACTATTTGCTTGCCGCGATCATGGATAGTTACAAATGGTTGCCTCTTGACAATCAACTGTTTCAAATCTATTACAGCGGGAATATAACGGAGTTTCTGACTAGAACTTTCGCTGATACCTTTCTGCTGGCTTTACAAATATCGGCTCCGATCGTCGTTGCAATGTTTTTGACGGATTTTGGGTTGGCATTGTTGGCGCGAACCGCTCCGCAATACAACGTATTCGTCATTGGTATTCCAGTAAAAATCATTGTCGGTTTGGCGTTGTTGGTTCTGCTTTTGCCTGGGTTTGGTATTCTGTTTCAAATGATCTTCGATCACATGTTCCAAGCGCTAGAGAAGCTGTTTACCATCATCAAGACATCCTCTTAA
- the fliQ gene encoding flagellar biosynthesis protein FliQ, whose protein sequence is MTSEFIIGLAGQALFTVLKVSAPMLGIGLIVGLIVSIFQATTQIQEQTLAFVPKIIAVFLALLIFGPWILNIMVDFTSRLLGNLANYIG, encoded by the coding sequence ATGACTTCTGAGTTTATTATCGGTCTAGCGGGACAGGCATTGTTTACCGTTCTTAAAGTTAGCGCGCCCATGCTCGGAATTGGATTGATCGTCGGGCTTATCGTCAGTATTTTTCAGGCAACGACCCAGATCCAAGAGCAGACGCTTGCTTTCGTACCCAAGATCATCGCCGTATTCTTGGCTCTATTGATTTTCGGTCCGTGGATTCTTAATATCATGGTCGATTTCACGAGTCGATTGCTAGGAAATTTGGCGAACTACATTGGGTGA
- the fliP gene encoding flagellar type III secretion system pore protein FliP (The bacterial flagellar biogenesis protein FliP forms a type III secretion system (T3SS)-type pore required for flagellar assembly.) produces the protein MKKKILYSFVALQTLLIGFQASAFADPIIGVTLGDGSEPVGASALSMLLLITVLSLAPAILVLMTSFTRIVIVLGFVRTSLGTQQMPPNQVLIGLALFMTLFIMAPTFSTLNETALKPYLAGEITQTEALQKASVPMKEFMYKHTREKDLLLFMNYTKTEKPATYQDIPITVLVPAYAISELKTAFQMGFMIFIPFLVIDMVVASTLMAMGMMMLPPVMISLPFKILLFVLVDGWYLVVKSLLTSFNT, from the coding sequence ATGAAGAAAAAGATACTCTACAGTTTCGTGGCGCTGCAAACGCTTTTGATCGGATTCCAGGCATCGGCTTTCGCAGATCCTATTATCGGTGTTACTTTAGGCGATGGATCTGAGCCCGTTGGAGCTTCCGCTCTATCGATGCTGCTTCTCATTACGGTACTCAGCCTTGCTCCTGCCATTCTAGTATTGATGACTAGCTTCACAAGAATCGTTATCGTGCTCGGATTCGTTAGGACTTCGCTGGGCACGCAACAGATGCCGCCCAATCAAGTATTGATCGGCTTGGCCTTATTCATGACGCTGTTTATCATGGCTCCAACGTTCTCCACGTTAAACGAAACGGCTCTTAAACCGTATTTGGCTGGAGAGATTACGCAGACGGAGGCTTTGCAGAAAGCATCCGTACCGATGAAGGAGTTTATGTACAAGCATACGCGCGAAAAAGATTTGCTATTATTCATGAACTACACGAAAACCGAAAAGCCGGCTACATATCAAGACATTCCGATTACGGTTCTGGTTCCTGCCTATGCCATAAGCGAATTAAAAACGGCATTCCAGATGGGTTTCATGATTTTCATTCCGTTTCTGGTCATCGACATGGTGGTTGCCAGTACTTTAATGGCCATGGGGATGATGATGCTTCCGCCGGTAATGATTTCGCTTCCGTTCAAGATATTGCTCTTTGTGCTAGTCGACGGTTGGTATCTTGTCGTTAAGTCTCTGTTGACCAGCTTCAATACTTGA
- a CDS encoding flagellar biosynthetic protein FliO, producing MRSYGLVEEVPKVGSASAWDLIWVLFVLGIIIGLIVLILRFFAKRNRGWGMNRSLRPLGGFPLGTNKSMQIVEWNGRIYVLGVGDDVTLIESITEPEVVAALLAEHDSNTANTGPSMPDWLRKWAGRNNPPNDENSSNQSGNDVSFEQTLENRLRQLSERRQKVEQLLEDSRSGDRTDKR from the coding sequence ATGCGAAGTTACGGGCTCGTTGAAGAGGTTCCAAAGGTTGGATCCGCGTCGGCTTGGGATTTAATCTGGGTGTTGTTCGTTCTCGGAATCATCATTGGTTTGATCGTTCTGATTTTACGGTTTTTCGCTAAACGCAATCGCGGTTGGGGGATGAATCGATCTCTTCGTCCTCTGGGAGGATTTCCTCTCGGGACGAACAAATCGATGCAAATCGTAGAATGGAACGGTCGAATCTATGTGCTCGGCGTAGGGGATGACGTCACTCTGATAGAGTCGATCACGGAGCCGGAAGTCGTTGCGGCTCTGCTTGCCGAGCACGATTCCAACACGGCCAATACGGGACCTTCGATGCCTGATTGGCTTCGCAAGTGGGCCGGGCGCAACAATCCGCCAAACGATGAAAATTCCTCCAATCAATCGGGAAACGACGTAAGCTTCGAGCAGACGTTGGAAAATCGGTTGCGCCAGCTCTCCGAGAGAAGACAAAAAGTGGAGCAGTTATTGGAGGATAGTCGTTCCGGAGATCGGACAGATAAGAGATGA
- a CDS encoding response regulator, with protein MANRILIVDDAAFMRMMIRDILTKNGYEVVGEAQDGAQAIEKFKEFTPDLITMDITMPEMDGITALKEIRKLDSNAKVIMCSAMGQQAMVIDAIQAGAKDFIVKPFQADRVIEAIKKTLG; from the coding sequence ATGGCAAACCGCATTCTCATCGTAGACGACGCAGCATTCATGCGCATGATGATCAGAGATATTTTAACGAAAAACGGGTACGAGGTAGTTGGGGAAGCCCAAGACGGCGCGCAAGCGATCGAAAAATTCAAGGAGTTTACTCCTGATTTGATTACGATGGACATTACGATGCCTGAGATGGACGGAATTACGGCTTTGAAGGAAATTCGTAAGCTGGATTCGAACGCTAAAGTCATCATGTGCTCCGCGATGGGGCAACAAGCTATGGTGATCGATGCGATTCAAGCGGGTGCCAAAGATTTTATCGTAAAACCTTTCCAAGCGGATCGGGTTATCGAAGCCATCAAGAAAACACTGGGTTAA
- the fliY gene encoding flagellar motor switch phosphatase FliY, with protein sequence MTSKDYLSQEEIDALLNQSSGGSSESPASSAGEQSINEFLTPLEQDALGEIGNITFGSAATALSTLLGKKVDITTPTVSTIAREQFESEFPKPHVAVHVSYVEGFEGINSLVIKSHDAQVIADLMLGGEGNVTSEELNEIHISAVQEAMNQMMGSSATSMSTIFNRMVNISPPGIDIMDVKNNSGISNIPQENVFVKISFRLKIGDLIDSSIMQLLAVPFAKELVRSLMGEVTEEPAPQVQAQPVQQAAPVAHVAPPATQPPVQQAPPMAAIPPGYGAPMPTYPQTLGGGVNRNVNVNPVQFANFQGAGFAQGEETNLNLLLDIPLKVTVELGRTQKQIKDILELSQGSIIELDKLAGEPVDILVNNKLIAKGEVVVIDENFGVRVTDIVSQWDRVQKIQ encoded by the coding sequence ATGACGAGTAAAGACTATTTATCCCAAGAAGAGATTGATGCTTTATTGAATCAGTCCTCCGGCGGGTCAAGCGAGTCTCCTGCGTCTTCCGCCGGTGAACAGTCCATTAACGAATTTTTGACACCGTTGGAGCAGGATGCGCTCGGAGAGATCGGCAACATCACTTTCGGAAGCGCGGCGACGGCTCTATCTACGCTACTGGGCAAGAAAGTTGATATCACGACTCCGACCGTATCGACGATCGCCAGGGAGCAGTTTGAATCCGAATTTCCGAAACCTCACGTAGCGGTGCATGTGAGTTACGTAGAGGGCTTCGAGGGCATTAATTCGCTTGTCATTAAGTCGCACGATGCGCAAGTGATCGCGGATCTAATGCTCGGGGGGGAAGGAAACGTAACTTCCGAGGAATTAAACGAAATTCATATTAGCGCCGTACAAGAAGCGATGAATCAAATGATGGGTTCATCCGCGACGTCTATGTCTACGATTTTTAACCGAATGGTTAATATCTCGCCTCCAGGCATCGATATTATGGACGTGAAGAACAACTCGGGCATTAGCAACATTCCTCAGGAGAACGTCTTCGTCAAAATTTCGTTCCGACTGAAGATCGGCGATCTGATCGATTCGTCGATTATGCAATTGCTGGCCGTACCGTTCGCTAAAGAATTGGTTCGCTCGCTAATGGGAGAAGTAACGGAAGAACCGGCTCCTCAGGTTCAAGCTCAACCCGTACAGCAAGCGGCTCCGGTAGCGCATGTTGCACCGCCTGCAACGCAACCGCCAGTTCAACAAGCGCCGCCAATGGCTGCAATACCGCCTGGGTATGGGGCGCCGATGCCAACCTATCCTCAGACGCTAGGAGGAGGCGTGAATCGTAACGTGAACGTAAATCCGGTTCAATTCGCGAATTTCCAGGGTGCGGGTTTTGCTCAAGGGGAGGAAACGAATCTTAATCTTCTGCTGGATATCCCTTTGAAAGTTACGGTTGAGCTAGGGCGCACTCAGAAGCAAATTAAGGATATTTTGGAGCTGTCCCAAGGTTCGATCATTGAGCTGGACAAGCTGGCAGGCGAACCTGTAGACATCTTAGTAAACAACAAACTGATCGCTAAAGGCGAGGTCGTCGTTATTGACGAGAACTTCGGTGTTCGCGTAACCGATATCGTTAGTCAATGGGATCGAGTCCAAAAAATCCAATAA
- the fliM gene encoding flagellar motor switch protein FliM, translated as MVDVLSQNEIDALLAALSSGEMDAEELKKEDTQKKVRAYDFKRATRFSKDHIRSLTRIHENFARFLTTYFSAQLRTFVQINVVQVEQLPYDEFIRSIPKMTVLNIFEAEPLEGRMVLEVHPNVAFAMLDRLLGGGGTAPSKIGSLTEIETIIMEKIFSRALESLQEAWRTIVDIQPRLEALETNPQFMQIVSPNETIALISLSTKIGETTGMINLCIPHVVIEPIMPRLSVHHWFVSQKKTRAPEEQILLEQRVNKAKLPIVAELGTSKISVQEFLNLAIGDVITLHKPTGEGLEVKVGDKVKFIASPGTVRDKMAIQIHEIVSEGVDEIHDE; from the coding sequence TTGGTAGATGTACTTTCGCAGAATGAGATCGATGCGTTATTGGCGGCACTCTCGTCGGGGGAAATGGATGCGGAAGAGCTTAAAAAAGAAGATACGCAGAAAAAGGTTCGTGCCTATGATTTCAAACGCGCGACTCGGTTTTCTAAAGATCATATTCGAAGCTTAACCCGAATTCATGAAAATTTCGCTAGATTCCTGACCACATACTTCTCCGCTCAGCTTCGAACGTTCGTGCAAATTAATGTCGTTCAAGTGGAACAGCTGCCTTATGACGAATTCATTCGCTCCATCCCTAAGATGACGGTATTGAATATTTTCGAAGCAGAGCCGCTAGAGGGTCGAATGGTACTAGAGGTTCATCCGAACGTTGCGTTCGCCATGCTGGACAGATTGCTTGGAGGCGGCGGTACCGCGCCAAGTAAGATCGGCAGCCTGACGGAGATCGAAACGATTATTATGGAGAAGATTTTCAGTAGAGCGTTAGAGAGCTTGCAAGAAGCATGGAGAACGATCGTGGATATTCAGCCTCGTCTAGAGGCGTTGGAAACGAATCCGCAGTTTATGCAAATCGTATCTCCCAATGAAACGATTGCCCTTATTTCTCTAAGCACGAAAATCGGCGAAACGACGGGGATGATCAACTTGTGTATCCCACATGTGGTCATCGAGCCGATAATGCCGAGGCTATCCGTGCATCACTGGTTTGTTTCCCAGAAAAAGACGAGAGCGCCGGAAGAACAGATTTTGCTGGAACAGAGGGTCAATAAGGCTAAACTTCCTATCGTTGCGGAATTAGGAACTTCGAAAATCTCCGTACAGGAATTTCTGAACCTGGCCATCGGCGATGTTATTACTTTACATAAGCCTACGGGTGAAGGCCTGGAAGTAAAAGTTGGGGATAAAGTTAAGTTTATTGCCAGCCCAGGCACCGTGCGAGATAAAATGGCGATTCAAATTCATGAGATCGTCAGCGAAGGAGTAGATGAAATCCATGACGAGTAA
- a CDS encoding flagellar basal body-associated FliL family protein — protein MRKLLPWLVSLLLAITLIVIATFYFWNNLFGDKKASDPDQVAKEVAGTVQIEPISADEMVKVTSELIDIRTNLADTDYVVQISFSFQFDNEKAKEEFDKIKENQVKPIVNRALWVMTPEEMNGTKGKDQLTAGLINSINEVLSDGKLLKVGIKGFVMTPI, from the coding sequence ATGAGAAAATTGTTGCCATGGCTCGTTTCGCTACTATTGGCGATTACGTTGATTGTCATTGCCACGTTTTACTTCTGGAATAATCTGTTCGGGGATAAGAAAGCAAGCGATCCGGATCAGGTGGCGAAAGAAGTTGCCGGCACTGTGCAAATCGAGCCCATATCTGCGGATGAAATGGTTAAGGTCACATCCGAATTAATTGATATCAGAACAAATCTTGCTGATACGGACTATGTCGTTCAGATCAGCTTCTCGTTCCAGTTCGATAACGAGAAAGCCAAAGAAGAATTCGACAAGATTAAGGAAAACCAAGTTAAACCTATCGTTAACCGTGCGTTATGGGTAATGACCCCAGAAGAAATGAACGGAACGAAAGGTAAAGACCAGCTTACGGCGGGACTCATTAATTCCATTAACGAGGTTCTATCCGACGGCAAGCTGCTAAAGGTTGGAATTAAAGGATTTGTAATGACTCCTATTTGA
- a CDS encoding flagellar FlbD family protein produces MIYVTRLNGSKLHINALLVESVEETPDTIITLTTGKKIMVIENSSDVIRAIRHYLRSIGVLAAVTSPTDTQSEGATS; encoded by the coding sequence ATGATTTACGTCACGCGATTAAATGGAAGCAAGCTACACATTAATGCTCTGCTGGTCGAATCCGTCGAAGAAACGCCGGATACGATCATTACGCTAACGACAGGTAAGAAAATTATGGTTATCGAAAATTCTTCGGATGTAATCCGGGCGATCCGGCATTACTTACGCAGTATCGGTGTACTAGCGGCAGTTACAAGCCCTACGGACACGCAATCGGAGGGAGCTACGTCATGA
- the flgG gene encoding flagellar basal body rod protein FlgG: protein MLRSMYSGVSGMRGFQTKLDVIGNNIANVNTVGFKAGRVMFKDILSQSMSGVTAPVEGEVGGVNAKQIGLGVTVASIDTIHTPGSAMTTGVSTDLRIDGDGFFVVSPDGADTQYLTRSGNFTLDANRQLVNADGMFVMSAEDGGPITLEEGVTAFSISQTGEIISIDQNGLATPTGILIGVAKVQNPGGLEKVGGNLYRMTPNANLEGLLEVGTAANAETGTGAIISGQLEMSNVDLTNEFTEMIVAQRGFQANSRIITTSDEILQEVVNLKR from the coding sequence ATGTTGCGTTCAATGTATTCCGGCGTATCCGGTATGCGCGGATTTCAAACGAAGCTCGACGTAATCGGAAATAACATCGCCAACGTTAATACCGTAGGATTCAAAGCTGGGCGCGTAATGTTCAAGGACATCTTGAGCCAATCGATGTCTGGCGTAACTGCTCCGGTAGAAGGAGAAGTCGGGGGCGTTAATGCCAAGCAAATTGGTTTAGGCGTGACTGTAGCGTCTATTGATACGATTCATACCCCCGGTAGCGCAATGACGACTGGCGTTTCTACGGATCTACGTATTGACGGTGACGGATTTTTCGTCGTAAGCCCGGACGGAGCGGATACCCAGTATTTAACCCGTTCAGGCAACTTTACGTTGGACGCCAACCGTCAATTAGTAAATGCGGACGGAATGTTCGTAATGTCGGCTGAAGATGGAGGACCCATCACGTTGGAGGAAGGCGTAACCGCATTCTCTATTTCGCAGACGGGCGAGATTATTTCCATCGACCAGAACGGACTTGCGACTCCTACGGGGATCTTAATCGGCGTAGCTAAAGTTCAGAATCCGGGCGGGTTGGAGAAGGTCGGAGGAAATCTTTATCGGATGACTCCGAACGCCAATTTGGAAGGATTGTTGGAAGTCGGTACTGCGGCTAATGCCGAAACGGGAACAGGAGCGATCATCTCCGGACAGCTTGAAATGTCCAACGTGGATTTGACGAATGAATTCACGGAAATGATCGTAGCTCAACGCGGATTCCAAGCGAACTCCAGAATCATCACGACATCGGATGAGATTTTGCAAGAAGTCGTTAACCTGAAACGGTAA
- a CDS encoding TIGR02530 family flagellar biosynthesis protein encodes MSDRMLVGHLSTGITGPIQGNRSVNRTKQEVADTASFREVLSRQQLKFSHHAEQRLQQRGIELLPDQLTRIADAVDQAAAKGAKDSLVLFRDIAMIVNVPNRTVVTAMDGQSMKEHIFTQIDSAVVVV; translated from the coding sequence ATGAGTGACCGGATGCTCGTCGGACATCTATCGACGGGAATTACGGGACCGATTCAAGGCAACCGCAGCGTAAATCGGACTAAGCAAGAAGTAGCGGACACGGCTTCGTTCCGCGAGGTGCTTAGCCGGCAGCAGTTGAAATTCAGTCATCACGCCGAACAACGTTTGCAACAAAGAGGCATTGAATTGTTACCGGATCAATTGACTAGAATTGCGGATGCGGTTGATCAAGCAGCGGCGAAGGGTGCCAAAGATTCCTTAGTGTTATTTCGGGACATCGCGATGATCGTGAACGTGCCGAATCGTACCGTCGTTACCGCGATGGACGGCCAGTCTATGAAAGAACATATTTTTACCCAAATCGATAGTGCAGTAGTCGTTGTTTAA